A genomic segment from Microbulbifer elongatus encodes:
- the metH gene encoding methionine synthase gives MSANRSQQSRDQRLQQLHKALGERIVILDGGMGTMIQQEKLTEADYRGARFADYPSDLKGNNDLLVLTQPDLIERLHKEYLDAGADIIETNTFNATRLSQSDYDMEDLVPELNRVAAQVARRAADAVSTPDKPRFVAGVLGPTSRTASISPDVNDPGARNVTFEELVANYIESTHALIDGGSDLILIETIFDTLNAKAAIYAVQEVFDQRGFELPIMISGTITDASGRTLSGQTTEAFYYSIAHAKPLSVGLNCALGATELRPYVEALSGVCAEHVSAHPNAGLPNEFGEYDETPEQTAAIVAEFARAGFLNILGGCCGTTPDHIRAIADAVADIAPRKLPEIKPALRLSGLEPYVADENALFVNVGERCNVTGSARFKRLIMEEDYDTALQIAATQVEDGAQVIDFNMDEAMLDSVAAMRRFLNLCATEPDIAKVPFMVDSSKWEVIEAGLQCIQGKPIVNSISLKEGEEDFIEKARLCLRYGAAVVVMAFDESGQADTFERKIEICKRSYDVLVDKVGFNPTDIIFDPNIFAVATGIEEHNNYAVDFIEATHWIRQNLPGANVSGGVSNVSFSFRGNNPVREAIHSVFLYYAVKAGMNMGIVNAGMLEVYSDLPDELRDKVEDVILNRNDGATEALLDIAEKYRGDGSTAERKEDLAWRQWPVKKRLEHALVKGINNFIEEDTEEARAAATRPLDVIEGPLMDGMNVVGDLFGEGKMFLPQVVKSARVMKQAVAYLQPYIEAEKTADSKPNGRILMATVKGDVHDIGKNIVGVVLACNNFEVIDLGVMVPAETILQTAKEKNCEIIGLSGLITPSLDEMVHVAAEMERLEYDIPLLIGGATTSKAHTAVKIDPQFQRNQVVYVADASRAVGVASNLLSDELRPAFVEGVQAEYEKVRHRTANRKRNDPRLAYPDALKAGPQFDWASFKPVTPNKPGLTVLDDFPLEKLVDTIDWTPFFISWDLAGKYPAILNDEVVGEAATDLFKNAQAMLAHIIDNKRLKARAVFGLWPANADGDDIVVYTDESRSSERARLHQMRQQVQKRGGDGLCRSLADFIAPVGSGVADYVGGFAVTTGIGADELAAEYEAKHDDYSAIMVKALADRLAESFAEYLHREVRKDYWGYQPEETLSNEDLIKEAYTGIRPAPGYPACPDHTEKATLFKLLNAEENAGIELTSSFAMMPAAAVSGWYFAHPESKYFNVGKISRDQLESLAKRKGMGVDELERWLRPNLED, from the coding sequence ATGTCGGCTAATCGGTCTCAGCAGTCCCGTGACCAACGTCTGCAACAGCTTCACAAGGCCCTCGGCGAACGCATCGTGATTCTGGATGGCGGCATGGGCACCATGATTCAGCAGGAAAAGCTGACCGAGGCGGATTACCGGGGAGCGCGCTTTGCGGACTACCCCTCGGATCTCAAAGGCAATAACGACCTGCTGGTTCTGACTCAGCCGGATCTGATCGAGCGCCTGCACAAGGAGTACCTCGACGCCGGCGCAGACATTATCGAGACCAATACCTTCAACGCCACCCGCCTGTCCCAGTCCGACTACGACATGGAAGACCTGGTACCCGAACTTAACCGGGTAGCGGCACAAGTGGCGCGGCGGGCCGCCGATGCAGTTTCCACCCCGGACAAACCGCGCTTTGTGGCCGGGGTGCTGGGCCCGACATCGCGCACCGCGAGTATTTCGCCGGACGTGAACGACCCGGGCGCCCGCAATGTGACCTTTGAGGAGCTGGTGGCCAACTATATCGAGTCCACCCATGCCCTGATCGACGGCGGCTCGGATCTGATCCTGATCGAGACCATCTTCGACACCCTGAACGCCAAGGCCGCCATCTACGCAGTGCAAGAGGTGTTCGACCAGCGTGGCTTTGAGCTGCCGATCATGATTTCCGGCACCATCACCGACGCCTCCGGCCGCACCCTGTCCGGTCAGACCACCGAGGCGTTCTACTACTCCATCGCCCACGCCAAGCCCCTGTCCGTTGGCCTGAACTGTGCCCTGGGCGCCACCGAACTGCGCCCCTATGTGGAAGCCCTGTCCGGCGTGTGCGCGGAACACGTTTCCGCCCACCCCAATGCGGGCCTGCCGAACGAGTTTGGTGAATACGACGAGACGCCGGAACAGACCGCGGCGATTGTGGCGGAGTTCGCCCGGGCCGGCTTCCTGAACATTCTCGGCGGCTGCTGTGGCACGACACCGGACCATATCCGGGCCATCGCCGACGCGGTGGCGGACATCGCCCCGCGCAAACTGCCCGAAATCAAACCCGCCCTGCGTCTTTCCGGCCTGGAGCCCTACGTGGCCGATGAAAACGCCCTGTTCGTCAACGTGGGCGAACGCTGTAACGTCACCGGTTCTGCGCGCTTCAAGCGACTGATCATGGAAGAGGATTACGACACCGCGCTGCAGATCGCCGCCACCCAGGTGGAAGACGGGGCCCAGGTCATCGACTTCAATATGGACGAGGCGATGCTGGATTCCGTCGCCGCCATGCGCCGCTTCCTCAACCTCTGCGCCACCGAACCGGATATCGCCAAGGTGCCGTTTATGGTGGACTCTTCCAAGTGGGAGGTGATCGAAGCGGGCCTGCAGTGCATCCAGGGCAAGCCCATCGTCAATTCCATCAGCCTGAAAGAAGGTGAAGAGGACTTTATCGAGAAGGCCCGCCTGTGTCTGCGCTATGGCGCCGCCGTGGTGGTGATGGCCTTTGACGAAAGCGGCCAGGCGGATACCTTCGAGCGCAAGATTGAAATCTGTAAACGCAGCTACGATGTACTGGTGGACAAAGTCGGCTTCAACCCGACAGATATTATTTTCGACCCGAACATTTTTGCGGTCGCCACCGGTATCGAAGAACACAACAACTACGCGGTGGACTTTATCGAAGCCACCCACTGGATTCGTCAGAACCTGCCCGGCGCCAATGTGTCCGGCGGTGTCTCCAACGTATCCTTCTCCTTCCGCGGTAACAACCCGGTACGGGAAGCCATCCACTCCGTATTCCTGTATTACGCGGTGAAAGCCGGTATGAATATGGGCATCGTCAACGCGGGTATGCTGGAGGTGTACAGCGATCTGCCGGACGAGCTGCGGGATAAAGTGGAAGATGTGATCCTCAACCGCAATGACGGCGCCACCGAGGCTCTGCTGGACATCGCGGAGAAATACCGCGGCGATGGCAGCACCGCCGAACGCAAAGAAGATCTGGCCTGGCGCCAGTGGCCGGTCAAAAAGCGCCTGGAACACGCGCTGGTGAAAGGCATCAATAATTTTATCGAAGAGGATACCGAGGAAGCCCGCGCGGCCGCCACACGCCCGCTGGACGTGATCGAAGGCCCGCTGATGGACGGCATGAACGTGGTGGGCGATCTGTTTGGCGAGGGCAAAATGTTCCTGCCCCAGGTCGTGAAATCCGCGCGTGTGATGAAGCAGGCCGTGGCGTATCTACAGCCCTACATCGAAGCGGAGAAAACCGCGGACAGCAAGCCCAACGGCCGTATCCTGATGGCCACGGTAAAAGGCGATGTGCACGATATCGGTAAAAATATCGTCGGCGTGGTACTGGCCTGTAATAACTTCGAGGTGATCGACCTCGGTGTGATGGTGCCTGCGGAAACCATTCTGCAAACCGCCAAAGAAAAGAACTGTGAGATTATCGGCCTGTCCGGCCTCATCACCCCCTCCCTGGATGAGATGGTACACGTCGCGGCGGAAATGGAGCGCCTTGAATACGACATTCCCCTGCTGATCGGTGGCGCTACCACGTCCAAAGCACACACCGCGGTCAAAATTGATCCGCAATTCCAACGCAATCAGGTGGTGTATGTGGCAGACGCATCCCGCGCTGTGGGTGTGGCCAGCAACCTGTTGTCGGACGAGCTGCGCCCCGCTTTTGTTGAAGGGGTGCAGGCAGAGTACGAAAAGGTCCGTCATCGCACCGCCAACCGCAAGCGCAACGATCCGCGCCTGGCCTACCCGGACGCTTTAAAAGCCGGCCCGCAATTCGACTGGGCCAGTTTCAAGCCAGTTACCCCGAACAAGCCGGGCCTTACGGTACTGGACGATTTCCCGCTGGAAAAACTGGTGGACACCATCGACTGGACGCCCTTCTTCATTTCCTGGGATCTCGCGGGTAAATACCCGGCCATCCTGAATGACGAAGTGGTCGGCGAAGCGGCCACTGACCTGTTCAAAAATGCCCAGGCCATGCTAGCGCACATTATCGATAACAAGCGCCTGAAAGCCCGAGCGGTGTTTGGCCTGTGGCCGGCGAATGCGGACGGTGACGATATCGTGGTTTACACCGATGAAAGCCGCAGCAGCGAACGCGCCCGCCTGCACCAGATGCGCCAGCAGGTACAAAAGCGCGGCGGTGACGGCCTGTGTCGGTCACTGGCAGACTTTATTGCCCCGGTGGGGAGCGGCGTTGCCGACTATGTCGGGGGCTTTGCGGTGACTACCGGCATCGGTGCCGACGAGCTCGCCGCCGAGTACGAGGCCAAGCACGATGACTACAGTGCAATCATGGTGAAGGCGCTGGCCGACCGCCTCGCCGAATCCTTTGCCGAATACCTGCACCGTGAAGTCCGGAAAGACTACTGGGGTTACCAGCCGGAAGAAACCCTCAGCAATGAGGACCTGATCAAGGAAGCCTACACCGGAATCCGCCCAGCCCCGGGCTACCCCGCCTGCCCGGACCACACGGAAAAGGCCACGCTGTTCAAATTGCTGAATGCGGAGGAAAATGCGGGCATTGAACTGACTTCCAGCTTCGCCATGATGCCCGCAGCTGCGGTGAGCGGCTGGTACTTTGCACATCCGGAGTCAAAGTATTTTAATGTGGGCAAGATTTCTCGGGATCAGCTGGAAAGCCTGGCGAAACGCAAAGGAATGGGCGTGGACGAACTGGAGCGCTGGCTGCGGCCAAACCTGGAGGATTGA
- a CDS encoding cory-CC-star protein, with protein sequence MQEEKQSALPKNLRLVFRRIGDQLEAYYNGPYRSTLARAERDEEDLFMLLIYAESLGIPNPVSFYTLELQPQMLARFHQWHQRMGMERSPLDDMRCC encoded by the coding sequence ATGCAAGAGGAGAAACAATCGGCGCTGCCAAAAAATTTGCGCCTGGTGTTTCGCCGTATCGGGGATCAGCTGGAAGCCTATTACAACGGCCCGTATCGCAGTACCCTGGCGCGGGCCGAACGGGATGAGGAGGACCTGTTTATGCTGCTGATCTACGCCGAGTCCCTGGGCATTCCCAATCCTGTCAGTTTTTATACCCTGGAATTACAGCCGCAAATGTTGGCGCGTTTCCACCAGTGGCATCAGCGTATGGGGATGGAGCGCTCCCCGCTGGACGACATGCGTTGCTGCTGA
- a CDS encoding type 1 glutamine amidotransferase domain-containing protein translates to MKILMVLTSHEQLGDTGEKTGFWLEEFAAPYYVFVDAGAEVTLASPKGGQPPLDPKSDTDDAHTPATKRFRDDPLAQQALANTEALDAVDAEGFDALFYPGGHGPLWDLAEDQRSIALIHGFYRANRPIGAVCHAPAVFKNTVDKEGEPLVKGKRVTGFSNSEEEGVGLTDVVPFLVEDMLKERGGDYAKGDDWAEFVLTDGLLVTGQNPASSEAAAKALLGTLSNVQK, encoded by the coding sequence ATGAAGATCCTGATGGTACTGACCTCCCACGAACAGCTGGGAGATACCGGGGAGAAAACCGGTTTCTGGCTGGAGGAATTTGCGGCGCCTTACTACGTATTCGTGGACGCCGGCGCGGAAGTCACATTGGCCTCGCCAAAGGGTGGCCAGCCCCCGCTGGACCCCAAAAGTGATACCGACGATGCGCACACGCCCGCCACCAAGCGCTTTCGCGACGATCCACTGGCGCAGCAGGCTCTGGCCAATACGGAGGCGCTGGACGCGGTAGATGCGGAGGGATTTGATGCACTGTTTTACCCCGGTGGCCACGGCCCCCTCTGGGATCTGGCGGAAGATCAGCGTTCCATTGCGCTGATTCACGGTTTCTACCGCGCGAATCGACCAATTGGTGCTGTCTGTCACGCTCCGGCTGTCTTCAAGAACACCGTGGATAAAGAAGGGGAGCCACTGGTGAAAGGCAAGCGGGTGACGGGCTTCAGCAACAGTGAAGAGGAGGGTGTCGGTCTGACCGACGTGGTGCCTTTCCTGGTGGAAGATATGCTTAAGGAGCGCGGTGGCGACTACGCCAAAGGGGATGACTGGGCGGAGTTCGTTCTCACGGACGGGCTGCTCGTCACCGGTCAGAATCCGGCGTCCTCGGAAGCGGCTGCCAAAGCGCTGCTCGGGACACTGTCCAACGTGCAGAAATAG
- a CDS encoding ArsA family ATPase → MNRSLDIAQLMARRLIMVGGKGGVGKSTMAATLATIAAAHGRKTLLVSTDPAHNLSDLFGCEIGSNGCAIPWGGGNLQALEISPQHALDTYLESVRQQMLPHVAVHLRGQLEKQLHLTRHAPGSEEAALLDALTRVIENREEYDLIIFDTAPTGHTLRLLNLPSVMSRWTEGLIAQKERAGRFRDLLGKFASAGEESDGAASAQLAPLIARRARFQQAAQALQDPQISAFLFVMTPEALPLSETRRAVTALENSGIPVAGIILNRLLPPEAEAVTFLRGAWACQQQVLQRVADALAQVPRVSLPMTGNTLQGREGLAWLAAQLVAATEADVTKQKQPDSVTAGLS, encoded by the coding sequence ATGAATAGATCCCTGGATATTGCGCAGTTGATGGCACGCCGGCTGATTATGGTTGGCGGTAAAGGCGGCGTGGGCAAAAGTACTATGGCGGCCACACTGGCGACGATTGCCGCGGCGCACGGCCGCAAGACACTGCTGGTCTCCACGGACCCGGCGCACAATCTGAGTGACCTGTTTGGCTGTGAAATCGGTAGCAACGGGTGTGCTATCCCCTGGGGTGGGGGGAATTTACAGGCGCTGGAAATCAGTCCGCAGCACGCACTGGATACCTATCTCGAATCGGTGCGCCAGCAGATGCTGCCCCATGTGGCGGTGCATCTGCGTGGGCAACTGGAAAAGCAATTGCATCTCACCCGCCATGCCCCCGGTTCCGAAGAGGCGGCACTGCTGGATGCGTTGACGCGAGTGATCGAAAACCGCGAAGAATATGATCTGATTATTTTCGATACCGCGCCTACCGGCCACACACTGCGGTTGTTGAACTTGCCCAGTGTCATGAGTCGATGGACGGAAGGGCTGATTGCGCAAAAGGAGCGTGCCGGCCGATTTCGCGACCTGCTGGGGAAATTTGCCAGCGCCGGGGAAGAATCAGATGGCGCCGCGAGCGCACAACTGGCACCACTGATTGCCCGTCGGGCGCGGTTTCAGCAGGCGGCGCAGGCCCTACAGGATCCTCAGATTAGTGCCTTTTTATTTGTGATGACACCGGAAGCCCTGCCGCTGAGTGAAACCCGGCGCGCCGTAACGGCATTGGAGAATAGCGGAATCCCGGTGGCAGGTATCATTCTCAATCGATTACTGCCGCCAGAGGCGGAAGCGGTGACATTCTTGCGTGGCGCCTGGGCGTGCCAGCAGCAAGTTCTGCAGCGGGTAGCCGATGCATTGGCGCAGGTACCCCGAGTCTCACTACCGATGACCGGAAACACCCTGCAGGGCAGGGAAGGGCTGGCGTGGTTGGCCGCACAATTGGTGGCGGCCACAGAAGCGGATGTGACAAAACAAAAACAGCCCGACAGTGTGACTGCCGGGCTGTCGTGA
- the nfuA gene encoding Fe-S biogenesis protein NfuA, translating into MSEQSTELNVTITESAQEYLRDLLAKQDCEGIAIRMFVSNPGTPNAETCIAYSRPGEEKEGDLEMQLNGFKAYFEGRSIPYLDEARVDYSADKMGGQLTIRAPNSRMPKVTDDSPIEDRINYVLYSDVNPGLASHGGQVSLVEVTEDMYAVLKFGGGCQGCGMVDMTLKEGVEKTLKEKVPELAGVKDITDHTDKSQAYY; encoded by the coding sequence ATGTCAGAACAGTCGACAGAATTGAACGTCACCATTACCGAATCCGCTCAGGAGTACCTGCGTGACCTGCTGGCCAAGCAGGACTGTGAAGGAATCGCCATCCGCATGTTCGTATCCAACCCGGGTACCCCGAACGCGGAAACCTGCATCGCCTATAGCCGCCCCGGTGAAGAAAAAGAGGGCGACCTGGAAATGCAGCTGAACGGATTCAAGGCGTATTTTGAAGGGCGCAGTATCCCGTACCTGGATGAAGCGCGGGTAGATTACTCTGCGGATAAGATGGGCGGCCAGCTCACTATCCGCGCACCCAACTCCCGCATGCCCAAGGTCACCGACGACAGCCCCATCGAAGACCGGATTAACTATGTCCTCTACAGTGACGTCAACCCGGGTCTGGCTTCCCACGGTGGTCAGGTGAGCCTGGTAGAAGTGACAGAGGATATGTATGCGGTGCTGAAGTTCGGTGGCGGCTGCCAGGGTTGCGGTATGGTGGACATGACCCTGAAAGAGGGTGTCGAAAAAACGCTGAAGGAAAAGGTACCTGAATTGGCCGGTGTGAAAGATATTACCGACCATACTGACAAGTCTCAGGCGTATTACTGA
- a CDS encoding DUF934 domain-containing protein, giving the protein MPKPANLSAKKPVGAQPENPAQLIVDGAVVENEWNLLPLGSDEEISARSLAPGKVILPLSVWLALREDLQGRKDEIGVWLDSDETADLIGEYAAELPLIAANFPAFTDGRGFTAARLLRQRYGFKGELRAVGNFIRDQLTYLKRCGFNSFAFQGEQPLQGLLASMQDFTDSYQTAVDQPLPIYRRRALA; this is encoded by the coding sequence ATGCCAAAGCCAGCTAACCTCTCCGCGAAAAAGCCGGTAGGCGCGCAGCCGGAAAACCCGGCGCAACTCATTGTTGACGGTGCGGTGGTCGAGAACGAATGGAACCTGCTGCCCCTGGGCAGCGACGAAGAGATCAGCGCGCGCAGCCTGGCACCGGGTAAGGTGATCCTGCCATTGAGTGTGTGGCTGGCGCTGCGTGAAGATCTTCAGGGCCGCAAAGATGAGATCGGTGTGTGGCTGGACAGTGACGAAACCGCCGACCTGATTGGGGAATACGCCGCGGAACTGCCCTTGATCGCCGCCAATTTTCCGGCATTCACCGATGGCCGTGGTTTTACCGCCGCCCGCCTGTTGCGTCAGCGCTACGGCTTCAAGGGTGAGCTGCGTGCAGTGGGTAATTTTATCCGCGATCAGCTGACCTACCTGAAGCGCTGCGGCTTTAACAGCTTCGCCTTCCAGGGCGAGCAACCACTGCAGGGGCTGCTGGCATCCATGCAGGATTTTACCGACAGCTATCAGACCGCCGTGGACCAGCCGTTACCGATCTATCGCCGTCGGGCGCTCGCGTAA
- a CDS encoding nitrite/sulfite reductase, which translates to MYRYDEQDHKLIRERVAQFRGQTERYLAGELSEEEFLPLRLQNGLYVQRLAPMLRIAVPYGLMNSTQVRRLAHITRKYDKGYAHFTTRQNVQLNWPNLEDVPDILAELAEVEMHAVQTSGNCIRNTTTDQFAGVARDELVDPRPYCELIRQWSTFHPEFAFLPRKFKIAVCGAEEDRAAIRAHDIGVQIVKNDQGETGFQVFVGGGLGRTPIIGVAIRDFLPETHLLSYLEAIVRVYNQLGRRDNKFKARIKILVKAMGAEEFARRVEAEWEQIKDGAEQLTPEAIEWSKRFFPEPAYKTFSEGHGEAVLRDRAGEDKAFARWLERNTFPHRVDGYQAVTLSTKPTGIPPGDVTDRQLEAIAELADKYSFGEVRVTHEQNVVLADVEQEQLFDLWQEARKHGFATPNIGTLTDMICCPGGDYCSLANAKSIPVAEAIQRKFDDLDYLYDLGDLDLNISGCMNACGHHHIGHIGILGVDKKGEEFYQVQLGGSANEKASLGKVLGPSFSRDEMPETIGKILDVFVENRQPEEFFIDTYNRIGLQPFKERVYAKAS; encoded by the coding sequence ATGTATCGATACGACGAACAGGACCACAAGCTGATCCGGGAACGGGTGGCCCAGTTTCGCGGCCAGACCGAACGCTATCTCGCCGGTGAACTGAGTGAAGAAGAATTTTTGCCACTGCGTCTGCAGAATGGTCTCTATGTCCAGCGCCTGGCTCCCATGCTGCGCATCGCGGTGCCCTACGGGCTGATGAACAGCACCCAGGTTCGTCGATTGGCGCACATTACCCGCAAGTACGACAAGGGCTATGCGCACTTCACCACCCGCCAGAATGTTCAGCTGAATTGGCCAAACCTGGAAGATGTACCGGATATCCTCGCCGAACTCGCGGAAGTGGAAATGCACGCGGTACAGACCAGCGGCAACTGCATCCGCAACACCACCACCGACCAGTTTGCCGGTGTCGCCCGTGACGAGCTGGTCGATCCTCGCCCCTATTGCGAGCTGATCCGCCAGTGGTCCACTTTCCACCCGGAATTCGCCTTCCTGCCGCGTAAATTCAAGATTGCGGTATGCGGCGCCGAAGAAGATCGCGCAGCCATTCGCGCCCACGATATCGGTGTTCAGATCGTCAAGAACGATCAGGGTGAAACCGGCTTCCAGGTATTCGTTGGTGGCGGCCTGGGCCGCACACCGATTATCGGCGTCGCCATTCGCGACTTCCTGCCGGAGACTCACCTGCTCTCCTATCTCGAAGCCATCGTGCGGGTCTACAACCAGCTGGGTCGCCGGGACAACAAGTTCAAGGCGCGTATCAAGATACTGGTCAAGGCCATGGGTGCCGAAGAATTCGCACGCCGCGTTGAAGCGGAGTGGGAGCAGATCAAGGATGGCGCGGAACAACTGACGCCGGAGGCCATCGAATGGTCCAAGCGCTTCTTCCCGGAACCGGCTTACAAGACCTTCAGCGAAGGCCACGGTGAAGCGGTGCTACGGGATCGGGCCGGTGAAGATAAAGCCTTCGCCCGCTGGCTTGAACGCAACACCTTCCCGCACCGGGTAGATGGCTACCAGGCCGTTACCCTGAGCACCAAGCCCACTGGAATCCCACCGGGCGACGTTACCGATCGCCAATTGGAAGCCATTGCCGAATTGGCCGACAAGTACAGCTTTGGCGAAGTGCGTGTGACCCACGAACAGAACGTCGTGCTGGCGGATGTCGAGCAGGAACAGCTCTTTGACCTGTGGCAGGAAGCCCGCAAACACGGTTTCGCCACCCCGAACATCGGCACCCTGACCGATATGATCTGCTGCCCGGGCGGCGACTACTGCTCCCTGGCCAATGCGAAGTCCATCCCGGTAGCCGAGGCTATTCAACGCAAGTTTGACGACCTGGATTACCTCTACGACCTCGGCGATCTGGATCTGAACATCTCCGGTTGTATGAACGCCTGTGGCCATCACCATATCGGCCACATCGGTATTCTCGGCGTGGACAAGAAAGGCGAAGAGTTTTACCAGGTTCAGCTGGGCGGAAGCGCCAACGAGAAAGCCAGCCTGGGTAAAGTACTCGGCCCCAGTTTTTCCCGAGACGAAATGCCGGAGACCATCGGCAAGATTCTGGATGTGTTCGTAGAAAACCGTCAGCCGGAAGAGTTTTTTATCGACACCTACAACCGCATCGGCCTGCAGCCATTCAAGGAGCGCGTATATGCCAAAGCCAGCTAA
- a CDS encoding DUF2970 domain-containing protein → MDQNDKKPSFGQVVLSTLAAAIGVQSNKNRERDFKGGSFKAYIAAGIIFTTLFVLTLVLVVKTVLSNMG, encoded by the coding sequence ATGGATCAAAACGACAAGAAGCCCTCATTCGGTCAGGTAGTGCTCAGCACACTTGCTGCCGCCATCGGTGTGCAGTCGAATAAAAACCGGGAGCGGGACTTCAAAGGTGGGAGTTTCAAGGCGTATATCGCGGCGGGGATTATTTTCACCACCCTTTTCGTTTTGACCCTGGTACTGGTAGTGAAAACGGTTCTCAGCAATATGGGTTGA
- a CDS encoding family 16 glycosylhydrolase: MRSAIHSRPAKLLRTLLTGFGAAVLCCSAHATLFEAEDYSAFYDTTPGNTGGAYRADDVDIEATTDSGGGHNVGWVDAGEWLAFNNLTIPSSGTYTVRFRVASATGGTLSNDLNGGTIVLGNLEIPNTGGWQNWQTISHTVHIDAGTYSLGVYAVTGNWNLNWIEVVAEESDTGVARVHEHCNFNGWSTALDVGSYNLASLQALGFANDQASSIEVSSGYQATLYEHDNFTGASVTITGNDECLNNEGFNDNVTSIVVSPAASNGLVWADEFDSINSANWTFETGGGGWGNSELQYYTAGQNASIQYDTQAGSNVLVIEARQQGGQSCWYGPCQYTSTRMITAGKKEFQYGRIEARIKLPQTQGIWPAFWMLGGNIRTGTPWPNSGEIDIMEHVGFEPTLTHGALHGPGYSGNTPITGTYNVGQNVDAGYHVYAVEWNSSGISWYVDGNNFYSVSRTQVEQYGPWVYDHPFFILLNVAVGGTWPGSPDSSSQFPQRMYVDYVRVYQ; the protein is encoded by the coding sequence ATGAGATCAGCTATACATTCGCGGCCGGCGAAACTGCTTCGCACGCTGCTTACAGGATTCGGTGCCGCAGTACTCTGTTGCAGTGCCCATGCAACTCTCTTCGAAGCCGAAGATTACAGTGCCTTTTATGACACCACTCCAGGAAACACCGGTGGTGCCTATCGCGCCGATGATGTCGACATAGAAGCCACCACCGATAGCGGGGGTGGTCACAATGTAGGCTGGGTCGATGCCGGTGAATGGCTCGCCTTCAACAACCTGACGATTCCCAGCAGTGGGACCTATACCGTACGCTTCCGGGTCGCCTCCGCAACCGGCGGGACTTTATCGAATGATCTGAACGGCGGCACCATCGTGCTCGGCAATCTGGAGATCCCCAACACCGGAGGTTGGCAGAACTGGCAAACCATATCTCACACAGTACATATCGACGCTGGGACATACAGCCTCGGTGTCTACGCCGTTACCGGTAACTGGAACCTGAACTGGATCGAAGTCGTTGCCGAGGAGTCGGACACCGGCGTTGCCAGAGTCCATGAGCATTGCAATTTTAACGGTTGGTCCACCGCACTCGACGTTGGGAGCTACAATCTGGCGAGTCTCCAGGCATTGGGTTTTGCAAACGACCAGGCCTCATCCATTGAGGTGTCATCCGGTTACCAGGCTACGCTGTACGAACACGATAATTTCACAGGCGCGTCGGTCACCATTACCGGCAACGATGAGTGCCTTAATAATGAAGGCTTCAACGATAATGTGACGTCGATTGTCGTGAGCCCGGCAGCGAGCAATGGACTGGTGTGGGCCGATGAATTCGACTCCATCAATAGTGCCAACTGGACGTTCGAAACCGGTGGTGGAGGCTGGGGGAATAGCGAGTTGCAGTATTACACCGCAGGCCAGAACGCATCGATCCAATACGACACTCAAGCGGGTAGCAATGTGCTGGTGATCGAGGCACGTCAACAAGGCGGGCAAAGCTGCTGGTACGGACCCTGCCAGTATACTTCCACCCGCATGATCACGGCTGGCAAGAAGGAGTTTCAGTACGGTCGTATCGAGGCCCGTATCAAATTGCCGCAGACCCAAGGTATTTGGCCGGCCTTCTGGATGCTGGGAGGAAACATCCGCACGGGCACGCCCTGGCCTAACTCGGGAGAAATCGACATCATGGAGCACGTAGGCTTTGAGCCGACTCTAACCCATGGTGCTTTGCACGGCCCCGGTTACTCCGGTAACACACCCATTACGGGAACCTATAACGTCGGTCAAAATGTGGACGCGGGCTATCACGTTTACGCGGTAGAGTGGAATAGCAGCGGCATCAGCTGGTACGTCGACGGCAATAATTTCTACAGCGTGTCACGTACCCAGGTAGAGCAGTATGGCCCCTGGGTATACGACCACCCCTTTTTCATCCTGCTAAACGTCGCGGTTGGAGGTACATGGCCAGGCAGCCCGGACAGCAGTAGCCAGTTCCCGCAACGGATGTACGTCGATTATGTTCGTGTCTACCAATAA